The window TTTGGATCCCAAATCGCGACATTGCCTGGTCTACCAAGCACGCCCAATCCAGTGCCGAACGTGGCCGTTTTGGGACAGTACGCTGGAAACACCCGCTGATTGGCAGGATACTTGCGATGTGTGCCCGGGCGCTGGAAGTGGTCAGTTGTACACTTTGGACCAGATCGAAATCCGCCGCCGAGAGAAATCTGTCTGAACGCTCGCGACGCGACGCCAACAAACTCAAATTATTCTCAGTTTGATTGGACTTTGACGATTGTGACGGTCGATACCCTAATTGCGGGTCAATGTGGCGCGGAGTCTACAGCCTCGGTAACGAGGTGAACGACAGGCAGTCAGCTGGCAAAATTCTGTTTCGCCTGACTTTCTGCCCCCACGCCGCTTGACACTCGCCCGCTCACGTCCATACAGTGACGACTCCTAAGTCGAGCAGCTTTAAAGGTTTGCGTCAACACGATGCTGACTTAGCTGTGCATCTGAACGAGTCAACTGGATGGGAGTGTCAGCGGAGTGACCAAGAAAGAGATCGTACGCGTCATCTCCGAAGAACTCGGTTTGACGCAACAACAGACCAAAGAAGTGGTGCAACGGACCTTCGACTCGATTATCGAGATGTTGGTCCGCGAGGGACGAATTGAACTGCGAAACTTTGGCGTCTTCGAGGTGAAACTTCGAGCCGCTCGCAGTGCGAGAAATCCCAAGACCAGTCAACAAGTTCATGTTCCTGAAAAATACGTCGTCAGCTTCAAACCCGGTAAGGAGATGGAGCAACGAGTGCAGGATCTGAGCGAGCAACCCGGACGTCCGGCATGGCTCGATTCAGACCATGAACCGCAGGGCACGCCACCGCTTAAACCGACCGCCGACGCAACCGAGCAATCCGCTCGATCCACGCACAGCCAAAATTCGAAACCAGCTCGCGAAGCTGACCGTCCGATTCGCCCTACCGGCGAGTGGGGGTGATTCAATTTCGCGAGCCCATGTTGTTCACGGAGGAACTCCCCATGAAACTTGCGACCACGGCGATCGACGCCACCCCAGCGAC of the Allorhodopirellula heiligendammensis genome contains:
- a CDS encoding HU family DNA-binding protein, producing the protein MTKKEIVRVISEELGLTQQQTKEVVQRTFDSIIEMLVREGRIELRNFGVFEVKLRAARSARNPKTSQQVHVPEKYVVSFKPGKEMEQRVQDLSEQPGRPAWLDSDHEPQGTPPLKPTADATEQSARSTHSQNSKPAREADRPIRPTGEWG